One part of the Neosynechococcus sphagnicola sy1 genome encodes these proteins:
- a CDS encoding methyltransferase: MSDQLRQPSPELFFETVNAYQRTATIKAALELDVFTAIGEGRRTIQALAARCETSERGMRILCDYLVILSFLTKVNGQYGLTQDSALFLDRRSEAYIGNATEFLLSPMIMDGFEDIVAAVRKGGTVIPEDGTVAPENPVWVKFARGMASMMALPAKLIAKFLDIGDGRNLKVLDIAASHGLFGIEIALLNPNAEVVALDWPNVLEVAKENAQNAGVSERYSTLEGSAFDVNYGNGYDIVLLTNFLHHFDPSTCEGLLKKVHASLAAGGRVVTLEMVANEDRVSPPIPASFSMIMLASTPRGDAYTFSELQRMFENTGFLHNELHQLPPTMQRIVISHK, encoded by the coding sequence ATGTCAGACCAGTTGCGGCAACCTTCCCCGGAGCTTTTCTTCGAAACCGTTAATGCCTACCAGCGCACCGCCACCATCAAGGCGGCCCTAGAACTGGATGTATTTACAGCGATCGGCGAAGGCAGGAGAACAATTCAAGCACTGGCCGCGCGATGCGAGACATCCGAGCGCGGAATGCGCATCCTCTGTGATTACCTTGTGATTCTGAGCTTTTTAACCAAAGTAAATGGGCAATATGGTTTGACCCAGGACTCGGCTCTGTTTCTTGACCGACGCTCAGAGGCTTACATCGGCAATGCCACTGAATTTCTCCTCTCCCCGATGATCATGGATGGGTTCGAAGATATTGTTGCTGCCGTTCGCAAGGGGGGTACCGTAATCCCTGAGGATGGCACAGTTGCCCCTGAAAACCCTGTTTGGGTGAAATTTGCCCGTGGGATGGCATCAATGATGGCTCTGCCCGCAAAACTAATTGCGAAGTTTCTAGACATCGGTGATGGCCGCAATCTGAAGGTACTCGATATCGCTGCCAGCCATGGGTTGTTCGGGATTGAGATCGCGCTGCTGAACCCCAACGCCGAGGTGGTGGCACTGGATTGGCCGAATGTTCTAGAGGTAGCAAAGGAGAATGCCCAAAATGCTGGGGTGTCAGAGCGGTATAGCACCCTTGAGGGCAGTGCCTTTGATGTTAATTATGGCAACGGCTATGATATTGTGCTGCTTACCAACTTCTTGCACCACTTCGACCCATCGACTTGTGAGGGGCTGCTGAAGAAAGTCCACGCCTCTCTAGCGGCGGGCGGCAGAGTAGTAACCCTGGAGATGGTGGCGAACGAAGATCGTGTGTCGCCACCAATCCCGGCGTCATTTAGCATGATCATGCTTGCCTCAACGCCGAGGGGTGATGCCTACACATTCTCGGAGCTGCAACGGATGTTCGAGAACACTGGCTTCTTACATAATGAACTGCACCAACTGCCACCTACAATGCAGCGGATTGTGATCTCACACAAGTAG